The DNA window GGCGGCGGCTGACGCCCGCCCGGCACGCGCCACGCCCCCCTGCGCGCGCCGCTCCCGGCCCCCACGTGAAAGAGTGCGAGGCAGGGACGAAACGCATGGGGAGGCTGGGGTGCCCGACGAGTTCGACGTGATCGTGATAGGCGCCGGTCCCGCCGGTGAGAACGTCGTGGACCGGGCGGTGCGCGGCGGCCTCACCGCCGCGATCGTGGAGGAGCGGCTGGCCGGCGGCGAGTGCTCCTACTGGGCCTGCGTGCCGAGCAAGGCGCTGCTGCGGCCGGTGGACCTGATGGGCGAGGTGAGCCGCGTGCCCGGCCTGTCGCTCGGCGAGCTCGACGTGGCCGCCGTGCTGGCCCGCCGCGACGAGGCCGTCTCCCGCTACGACGACGGCGGGCAGGTGCGGTGGATCGAGGGCGTGCCGGCCGAGTTCGTCCGGGGGCGGGGGCGGCTCGACGGGCCGAAGCGGGTCCGGGTGACGCTGTCCGACGGCGGCGAGCGGGTGCTGACCGCCCGCCAGGCCGTGGTGCTCGCCACCGGCAGCACGGCGAAGGTGCCGCCGGTGCCCGGCCTGGCCGAGGCCAGGCCGTGGACCAGCCACGAGGTGACGGCGGCCACCGCCGTCCCCGAGCGGCTGGCCGTGCTCGGCGGCGGCGTCGTGGCGTGCGAGATGGCGCAGGCGATGCACGGGCTCGGCGCCCGCCAGACGACGGTGCTCGTGCGCGGCGGCGGGCTGCTCGGCCGGATGGAGCCGTTCGCGGGCGAGATGGTGGCCGAGTCGTTCGCCGAGGCCGGCATCGACGTGCGCACCGGCACCGGCGTGGAGCGGGTGGAGCGGCCCGAGCCCGGCGGGAAGGTGACCGTGCACCTGTCCGACGGGCCGCCGCTGGAGGCCGACGAGCTGCTGGTCGCCACCGGCCGCGAGCCCGCCACCGGCGACCTGGGACTCGCCTCGGTGGGCCTGGCCGACGGCGCGTACGTCGAGGTGGACGACAGCATGCGCGCCACCGGCGTGGCCGAGGGCTGGCTCTACGCCGTGGGCGACGTCAACGGCCGGGCGCTGCTCACCCACATGGGCAAGTACCAGGCCCGGGTGTGCGGCGACGTGATCGCGGCGCGGGCCGGCGGCGACGAGCTGCCCGCGATGCGCGACCTCGCCGACCGCTACGGCGCCCCGCAGGTGGTCTTCACCGACCCGCAGGTCTGCGCGGTCGGCCGTACGGAGGCGGCGGCGGCCAAGGCGGGCATCCGGGCGCGCGCGGTCGACTACGACCTCGGCTCGGTGACCGGGGCCTACCTGCTGGGCGACGGCTACCGCGGCAGGGCCAGAGCGGTCGTGGACGAGGACAGGAAGGTGCTGCTCGGGGCGACGTTCGTCGGGCCCGGGGTCGCCGAGCTGCTGCACGCCGCCACGATCGCGGTCACCGCCGAGGTGCCGATCGACCGGCTCTGGCACGCCGTGCCGTCGTTCCCGACGGTGAGCGAGGTGTGGTTGCGCCTGCTGGAGGCGTACGGGCTCTAGCCGGTCGGGCGGTCGCTGACGGTGCCGTACTCCAGTGTGGGCACCACGCCCCGGACGGGCGCGAGGAGCACCAGCAGCGGCGAGCCGGCCGGGCTCGGCACCTCCAGCTCGGTGAAGTTGCCCTGGGAGCGCTGTTCGGGCACGCCGAGGTCGCCGTCCCGGACGCTGAGGACCTGCTCCACGTGCGGGGCGGCGGCGCGCACCAGCTTTCTGGTGGCGTGCCGCAGCCAGCGCAGCTCGCCGGCGATCCGTCCCCAGGTCGCGGGGATGACGGCGGCCGGCTCCGCCTTGGTGCCGAGCCGGAGGGTGAGCCGGCCGCTGGAGCCGAACGTGTGCGGCAGCACCGGGTTGACCAGGAACAGGTTGGAGCGGAGCTGCCGCGGGCCCTGCCGGCTGAGGTTGACCAGCCCGCCGGCGCTGATCAGCGAGTAGAGCTCGCAGCGGCAGCCGTCGAGCCGGTCGGTGTCGAAGTCGGCCTTGGGCGGCTCCTCGAAGACGACCTTGTCGAGGCGCAGCCCGGCCACGCCGTCGGGCAGCACCC is part of the Nonomuraea coxensis DSM 45129 genome and encodes:
- a CDS encoding dihydrolipoyl dehydrogenase family protein translates to MPDEFDVIVIGAGPAGENVVDRAVRGGLTAAIVEERLAGGECSYWACVPSKALLRPVDLMGEVSRVPGLSLGELDVAAVLARRDEAVSRYDDGGQVRWIEGVPAEFVRGRGRLDGPKRVRVTLSDGGERVLTARQAVVLATGSTAKVPPVPGLAEARPWTSHEVTAATAVPERLAVLGGGVVACEMAQAMHGLGARQTTVLVRGGGLLGRMEPFAGEMVAESFAEAGIDVRTGTGVERVERPEPGGKVTVHLSDGPPLEADELLVATGREPATGDLGLASVGLADGAYVEVDDSMRATGVAEGWLYAVGDVNGRALLTHMGKYQARVCGDVIAARAGGDELPAMRDLADRYGAPQVVFTDPQVCAVGRTEAAAAKAGIRARAVDYDLGSVTGAYLLGDGYRGRARAVVDEDRKVLLGATFVGPGVAELLHAATIAVTAEVPIDRLWHAVPSFPTVSEVWLRLLEAYGL